In one window of Frigoriglobus tundricola DNA:
- a CDS encoding DUF1501 domain-containing protein → MTTRDLSRREYLRAMTAAGLATIAGGEPRLRASEQVQHPKPTADTVILLWMAGGMGAPDTFDPKRYTKFEVGVPVDKILSTFPVIDTVVDNIKFTEGLEHIAKVIDRGTLIRSHVVADLGNILHSRHQYHWHTGYVPPQTVACPHIGAWMARVLGPRNPAIPAFINIGQRLEGHGESEELKAFTTGGFFGTEYGPFNLPFPNDAVEAVKPPKGMTPERFAARHAKYKDLLKASPVGELASDYHHDSMLKSVENAHRLLTSKERDAFDITKEPKASYDEYNTGRFGLGCLLARRLAESGARFIEVTTEYVPFLHWDTHENGHATYTRMKKEIDRPIAQLVLDLEQRGMLDRTLVVLASEFSRDMMIEGVPGSKAQDQSLARADKLGEPKHYGLHRHFTGSGSVLMFGGGIKKGALYGETAAERPLVTTKNPVSIRDLHATIFHAMGVSPKTAFDVEKRPFYATEDGKGVPVRELFAKEK, encoded by the coding sequence ATGACCACGCGCGACCTGTCCCGCCGCGAGTACCTCCGGGCGATGACCGCGGCCGGGCTTGCCACCATCGCGGGCGGTGAGCCGCGGCTGCGCGCGTCGGAGCAGGTGCAGCACCCGAAGCCGACGGCCGATACCGTCATCCTCCTCTGGATGGCCGGCGGAATGGGCGCGCCGGACACGTTCGACCCGAAGCGCTACACGAAGTTCGAGGTCGGGGTGCCGGTGGACAAGATCCTGTCCACGTTCCCGGTCATCGACACCGTGGTGGACAACATCAAGTTCACGGAGGGGCTGGAGCACATCGCGAAGGTGATCGACCGCGGCACGCTGATCCGCTCCCACGTCGTCGCCGACCTGGGCAACATCCTCCATTCGCGGCACCAGTACCACTGGCACACCGGGTACGTCCCGCCGCAGACGGTGGCGTGCCCGCACATCGGCGCGTGGATGGCGCGCGTCCTCGGCCCGCGTAACCCCGCCATCCCGGCGTTCATCAACATCGGCCAGCGGCTCGAGGGGCACGGCGAATCGGAGGAGTTGAAGGCGTTCACCACGGGCGGCTTCTTCGGCACCGAGTACGGGCCGTTCAACCTGCCGTTCCCGAACGACGCGGTCGAGGCCGTGAAACCGCCCAAGGGGATGACGCCCGAGCGCTTCGCCGCCCGGCACGCGAAGTACAAGGACCTGCTGAAGGCCAGTCCCGTCGGCGAGCTGGCGAGCGACTACCACCACGACTCGATGCTGAAGTCCGTCGAGAACGCGCACCGCCTCCTCACGAGCAAGGAGCGCGACGCGTTCGACATCACCAAGGAGCCGAAGGCGAGTTACGACGAGTACAACACGGGCCGGTTCGGGCTGGGGTGCCTGCTGGCGCGGCGGCTGGCCGAGTCCGGGGCGCGGTTCATCGAGGTGACAACCGAGTACGTGCCGTTCCTCCACTGGGACACGCACGAGAACGGCCACGCCACCTACACCCGCATGAAAAAGGAGATCGACCGACCGATCGCGCAGCTCGTCCTCGATCTGGAGCAGCGCGGGATGCTCGACCGCACGCTCGTCGTGCTGGCGAGCGAGTTCAGCCGGGACATGATGATCGAGGGCGTTCCGGGCAGCAAAGCGCAGGACCAGTCGCTCGCCCGGGCGGACAAGCTCGGGGAACCGAAGCACTACGGGCTGCACCGGCACTTCACCGGTTCGGGGTCGGTGCTGATGTTCGGCGGCGGCATCAAGAAGGGCGCCCTGTACGGCGAGACCGCGGCCGAGCGCCCGCTCGTCACCACAAAGAACCCGGTGAGCATCCGCGACCTGCACGCGACCATCTTCCACGCAATGGGCGTCTCGCCCAAGACCGCGTTCGACGTGGAGAAGCGCCCCTTCTACGCCACAGAGGATGGCAAGGGCGTGCCGGTGAGAGAGCTGTTCGCGAAGGAAAAGTGA
- a CDS encoding TIGR03066 family protein: MRVVLSCSLGLLVCCALSADDKKDEKIDAQKLVGKWLHEDKDKSRAVVEFTKDGKVTMALTFKDETLKVEGTYKVEGAKIAMVLKEDGKERRKRPRSPNSLTPSW, from the coding sequence ATGCGAGTGGTCCTGAGTTGCTCACTGGGCCTGCTGGTGTGCTGTGCTCTTTCGGCTGACGACAAGAAGGACGAGAAGATCGACGCCCAGAAGTTGGTCGGCAAGTGGCTGCACGAAGATAAGGACAAGTCGCGTGCCGTGGTGGAATTCACCAAGGACGGCAAGGTGACGATGGCCCTGACGTTCAAGGACGAGACGCTCAAAGTGGAGGGCACCTACAAGGTCGAAGGGGCCAAAATTGCAATGGTCCTCAAGGAAGACGGTAAAGAGCGCAGGAAACGTCCTCGGTCTCCAAACTCACTGACACCGAGTTGGTGA